The Pseudomonas sp. SCB32 DNA window GCGCCCTGCACCTGTTCCAGCGCGCCGTCGAGCAGAGCGCCAGCGCTTTCCTGCTGATCGACCGTGACGGGCTGGTGGAGTACGTCAACCCGAGCTTCACCGCCATCACCCAGTACGGCGCCGACGAAGTCCGAGGCCGACGCCTGCCGGAGTTGCCGGCGCTGGCCAACCTCAGCGATCTGCTGTTCGACGCACGCTCCACCCTGGTCACCCAGAACAGCTGGCAGGGCGAGTTCCGCAGCCGCCGGAAGAACCTCGAGCCTTACTGGGGCCAGCTGTCGCTGTCGAAGGTCTACGACGACAAGGGTGAGCTGACCCACTACATCGGCATCTACGAAGACATCACCCAGAGCAAGCTGGCGCAGCAGCACATCGAGAAGCTCGCGTACCGCGACAACCTCACCGGGCTGGCCAACCGGCACTTCTTCATCAGCGCCCTGGAAGAGCGCCTGCAGGCCGGCAGCAAGCACTCACTGGGCCTGCTGCTGGTGGACATCGACAACTTCAAGCGAATCAACGACAGCCTCGGCCACCAGACCGGCGACAAGCTGTTGGCCAACCTGGCCCGGCGCCTGCGCAGCAGCCTGAGCGACAACACCACCCTGGCGCGCTTCGCCAGCAACGAATTCGCCGTGCTGCTGGAAGAGTCCGTGGCCGGCCGCGGCGAGAAGATCGCCGAACAGATTCTCGACGTGCTCGACAAGCCGCTGTTCGTCGACAACCAGCTGATCAGCATCACCGGCTCCATCGGCATTGCCTACGCGCCAGAGCACGGCCACGACCCGCAAACCCTGATGAAGCACGCAGGGCTTGCGCTGCACAAGGCCAAGGCCAACGGCAAGCACCAGGTGCAGACCTTCACCGAGGCGATGACCGCCGAGGCCAGCTACAAGCTGTTCGTCGAGAGCAACCTGCGCCGCGCGCTGGTGCAGGACGAACTGGCGGTGCATTACCAGCCCAAGCTGTGCCTGCGCAGTGGCCAGCTGCTCGGCCTGGAGGCGCTGCTGCGCTGGCAGCATCCGGAAAAGGGCATGATCCGCCCGGACCAGTTCATCAGCGTGGCGGAGGAAACCGGCCTGATCATCCCCATCGGCAAGTGGGTGATCCGCCAGGCATGCCGCCAGGTGCGCGACCTCGCCGCCAAGGGCCTGGGCGATCTGCACATCGCGATCAACCTGTCGCCCAAACAGTTCAGCGACCCCGATCTGGTCGGTTCGATCGCCGCGATCCTCCAGGAGGAAGGCATCCCCGCCGACCAGATGGAGCTGGAGCTCACCGAAAGCCTGCTACTGGACGCCACCGACGACACCCGCCAGCAGCTGGAAAGCCTGAAGAACCTCGGCCTGACCCTGGCCATGGATGATTTCGGCACCGGCTACTCGTCGCTGAGCTACCTGAAGAAATTCCCCATCGACGTGATCAAGATCGATCGCAGCTTCATCAAGGACATCCCCGACAACCAGGACGACATGGAAATCACCTCGGCGGTGATCGCCATGGCCCACAACCTCAAGCTGCAGGTGGTCGCCGAAGGCGTGGAGACCGCCGCCCAGCTGGCCTTCCTGCGGCGCAATCGCTGCGACATCGGCCAGGGCTACCTGTTCGACAAGCCGATTCCCGGCATCGATCTCTCCTCCAGTCTGCAGCGCTATCCCTGCCGCCCCAATTGAGCCCCGCAGCGGGCGCAAAACGCTGTAATCTTCGGCGAGTACCCGAGTCTATTGCCGCCCCTATTCAGAGGAGACGAATGCCATGACCCTGCGCTCGCAAATACTTGC harbors:
- a CDS encoding bifunctional diguanylate cyclase/phosphodiesterase, producing MKSHPDATSRSVAEVVTQLPVPSRLGLLRFERLNEASWTLLFLDPGCERQIGVPAQDLCGILDSPYASLMEPEARHRLHEQVQQQLLQSGHYQVRYCLHSPRGPLNILEVGEAFQQHGRQLLHGFMLQDGVDTQATEADPRLLDLEAQNLRLKMSLEMYQRSQDEHLQHLVRSRTQQNLIVRLARHRYLSSDPLLEAAQLIAQAACEAYDVARAGIWRLHPDNRLEAVTVYRRDMDQYEKPQDIDASNFPHYLDAVHSGRAIDAHNAIQDPRTQELAKRYLHPQGVNAMLDATIRVGGEVVGVLCLEHVGEVRMWQSDEIAFAGELADQYAQVLMNHERRNVSSALHLFQRAVEQSASAFLLIDRDGLVEYVNPSFTAITQYGADEVRGRRLPELPALANLSDLLFDARSTLVTQNSWQGEFRSRRKNLEPYWGQLSLSKVYDDKGELTHYIGIYEDITQSKLAQQHIEKLAYRDNLTGLANRHFFISALEERLQAGSKHSLGLLLVDIDNFKRINDSLGHQTGDKLLANLARRLRSSLSDNTTLARFASNEFAVLLEESVAGRGEKIAEQILDVLDKPLFVDNQLISITGSIGIAYAPEHGHDPQTLMKHAGLALHKAKANGKHQVQTFTEAMTAEASYKLFVESNLRRALVQDELAVHYQPKLCLRSGQLLGLEALLRWQHPEKGMIRPDQFISVAEETGLIIPIGKWVIRQACRQVRDLAAKGLGDLHIAINLSPKQFSDPDLVGSIAAILQEEGIPADQMELELTESLLLDATDDTRQQLESLKNLGLTLAMDDFGTGYSSLSYLKKFPIDVIKIDRSFIKDIPDNQDDMEITSAVIAMAHNLKLQVVAEGVETAAQLAFLRRNRCDIGQGYLFDKPIPGIDLSSSLQRYPCRPN